The Clostridium septicum genome contains a region encoding:
- a CDS encoding V-type ATP synthase subunit B: MLKEYRTVTEVVGPLMVVEGVEGVKYDELVEVELQTGEKRRGKVLEIQGSKAMVQLFEGSSGINLKGTKAKFLGRPLELGVSEDMLGRIFDGMGNPIDNGPNIIPEQRLDINGEAINPVSRDFPSEFIQTGISAIDGLNTLVRGQKLPVFSGSGLPHKELAAQIARQARVLNSDSNFAVVFAAIGITFEESQFFVEEFQRTGAIDNAVLFMNLASDPAIERIATPRMALTCAEYLAYEKGMQVLVILTDITNYAEALREVSAARKEVPGRRGYPGYLYTDLSTLYERAGRIRGREGSITQIPILTMPEDDKTHPIPDLTGYITEGQIILSRELYKKGIMPPIDVLPSLSRLKDKGIGKGKTREDHADTMNQLFSAYAQGKQAKELSAILGESALSDTDKQYAKFAEAFENEYVSQGFTTNRTIEETLQLGWKLLKILPKTELKRIRDEYLEKYMPKGDEE, translated from the coding sequence ATGCTTAAAGAATACAGAACAGTAACAGAAGTTGTTGGGCCTTTAATGGTAGTTGAAGGTGTAGAAGGTGTTAAATATGATGAACTAGTTGAAGTTGAACTTCAAACTGGTGAAAAAAGAAGAGGTAAGGTTCTAGAAATTCAAGGATCAAAAGCTATGGTACAACTTTTCGAAGGTTCTTCAGGAATCAACTTAAAGGGAACTAAAGCTAAATTCTTAGGAAGACCTCTTGAACTAGGTGTATCAGAAGATATGCTTGGTAGAATATTCGATGGTATGGGTAATCCAATAGATAATGGTCCAAATATCATACCAGAACAAAGACTAGATATAAATGGTGAAGCTATAAACCCAGTTTCAAGAGACTTCCCATCAGAGTTTATACAAACTGGTATCTCCGCTATAGATGGTCTTAACACTCTTGTTAGAGGACAAAAGTTACCTGTTTTCTCAGGTTCAGGTCTTCCACATAAAGAGTTAGCTGCTCAAATTGCAAGACAAGCGAGAGTTTTAAATTCAGATTCTAACTTCGCAGTTGTATTTGCAGCTATAGGTATTACATTCGAAGAATCACAATTCTTCGTTGAAGAATTCCAAAGAACAGGTGCTATAGATAATGCAGTTCTATTTATGAACCTTGCATCTGACCCAGCTATCGAAAGAATAGCTACTCCAAGAATGGCATTAACTTGTGCTGAGTACTTAGCATATGAAAAGGGAATGCAAGTTCTTGTAATACTTACAGATATAACAAACTATGCAGAAGCATTAAGAGAAGTATCTGCTGCTAGAAAGGAAGTTCCAGGTAGAAGAGGATATCCAGGATACTTATATACTGACCTTTCTACATTATACGAAAGAGCAGGTAGAATAAGAGGAAGAGAAGGATCAATTACTCAAATTCCTATATTAACAATGCCTGAAGATGATAAAACACATCCAATTCCAGATTTAACTGGATATATAACAGAAGGACAAATAATACTTTCAAGAGAATTATATAAGAAAGGTATTATGCCTCCAATAGATGTTTTACCATCACTTTCAAGACTTAAAGATAAAGGTATAGGTAAAGGAAAGACTAGAGAAGACCATGCTGATACAATGAACCAATTATTCTCAGCTTATGCACAAGGTAAGCAAGCTAAAGAATTATCAGCTATCTTAGGTGAATCAGCTCTTTCTGATACTGATAAACAATACGCAAAATTTGCCGAAGCTTTCGAAAATGAATATGTTTCACAAGGATTTACTACAAATAGAACTATTGAAGAAACATTACAATTAGGTTGGAAACTTCTTAAGATACTTCCTAAGACAGAACTTAAGAGAATTAGAGATGAATATCTTGAAAAGTATATGCCAAAGGGAGATGAAGAATAA
- a CDS encoding V-type ATP synthase subunit F: MYKKIGVVGDKDSVLAFKALGIDVFPVVGADEARIAVDKCARNDYAVIFVTEHVAQEIEDTIARYNEQVLPAVILIPSNQGSLNIGLKRISDSVEKAVGVNIL; the protein is encoded by the coding sequence ATGTATAAGAAAATCGGAGTTGTTGGAGATAAGGATTCAGTTTTAGCATTTAAAGCACTAGGAATAGATGTTTTTCCAGTAGTTGGAGCTGATGAAGCTAGAATAGCAGTTGATAAATGTGCAAGAAATGATTATGCAGTTATATTCGTAACGGAGCATGTAGCTCAAGAAATAGAAGACACAATAGCTCGTTACAATGAACAAGTACTTCCAGCTGTAATATTAATTCCAAGTAATCAAGGTTCATTAAATATTGGACTTAAGAGAATTAGTGATAGCGTGGAAAAAGCTGTTGGCGTTAACATTTTATAA
- a CDS encoding DUF1540 domain-containing protein gives MSRNPSIKCTVNECKYNDQAENYCTLNVIQVGTHEKKPTMI, from the coding sequence ATGTCAAGAAATCCAAGTATAAAATGTACAGTTAATGAATGTAAGTATAATGATCAAGCAGAAAATTATTGCACATTAAATGTTATACAAGTAGGAACTCATGAAAAAAAACCTACTATGATTTAA
- a CDS encoding methionine synthase, producing the protein MNNKVKEFEINKEEVLRYLGYRGQEINEEINEEINNIIEECRNEVKKLVNPRYIYKFYNVFRKDNEINIKNSTLVLKGKDIKKHLVFSDTCVLMAATIGSDVERKINLYERINLTKALVMDACATTAIEELCDYIEKEIRDIVRRKCKNLNFRFSPGYGDLDIEIQKEFIKVIEANKKIGLTASSNNILFPRKSVTAIIGIINEDKFVKKRRCLECRNYNNCNFRKEGFNCGN; encoded by the coding sequence ATGAATAATAAAGTTAAAGAGTTTGAGATTAATAAAGAAGAGGTACTTAGATATTTAGGATATAGAGGTCAAGAAATAAATGAAGAAATAAATGAAGAAATAAATAACATTATAGAAGAATGTAGAAATGAAGTTAAAAAATTAGTAAATCCAAGATATATATATAAATTTTATAATGTATTTAGAAAAGATAATGAAATAAATATAAAAAATAGTACTTTAGTGTTAAAGGGAAAAGATATAAAAAAACATTTAGTATTTTCAGATACTTGTGTTTTAATGGCAGCTACAATAGGTAGCGATGTAGAAAGAAAAATAAATCTTTATGAAAGAATTAATTTAACAAAGGCTTTAGTAATGGATGCTTGTGCAACTACAGCAATAGAGGAACTTTGCGATTATATAGAAAAGGAGATAAGAGATATTGTTAGGAGAAAATGTAAAAACTTAAACTTTAGATTTAGTCCAGGGTATGGAGATTTAGATATAGAAATACAAAAAGAATTTATAAAAGTAATAGAAGCAAATAAAAAAATAGGGCTTACAGCATCTTCTAACAACATATTATTTCCTAGGAAATCAGTAACTGCTATAATTGGCATTATAAATGAGGATAAATTTGTAAAAAAAAGAAGATGTTTAGAATGTAGAAACTATAATAATTGTAATTTTAGAAAAGAGGGATTTAATTGTGGGAATTAA
- a CDS encoding V-type ATP synthase subunit D gives MARLNVNPTRMEMSKLKKRLTTAVRGHKLLKDKQDELMRQFVNLVKYNNELRKSVEAELQGSLKDFVMASAVMSSEFLEEAVAYPKESISVEVGTKNIMSVNVPKMNFKRQLEGDEGSIYPYGFANTSAELDDAIGKLYGILPKLLELAEVEKSTQLMADEIEKTRRRVNALEYMTIPSLQETIKYIRMKLDENERGALTRLMKVKDMIEARS, from the coding sequence ATGGCAAGATTAAACGTCAATCCTACTAGAATGGAAATGTCTAAGCTGAAGAAAAGATTAACAACAGCTGTTAGAGGACATAAACTATTAAAGGATAAGCAAGATGAGCTTATGAGACAATTCGTTAATCTTGTTAAATATAATAATGAGTTAAGAAAGTCTGTAGAAGCTGAACTTCAAGGCTCATTGAAGGATTTTGTTATGGCAAGTGCTGTAATGAGTTCTGAATTTCTTGAGGAAGCAGTAGCTTATCCAAAGGAAAGTATTTCAGTTGAAGTTGGAACAAAGAACATAATGAGCGTTAATGTTCCAAAGATGAATTTCAAAAGACAACTAGAAGGAGATGAAGGAAGTATATATCCTTATGGATTTGCTAACACATCTGCTGAACTAGATGATGCTATTGGAAAACTTTATGGAATACTACCAAAACTTTTAGAACTTGCAGAAGTTGAAAAATCAACACAGCTTATGGCTGATGAAATAGAAAAAACAAGAAGAAGAGTTAATGCACTTGAATATATGACAATACCATCTCTTCAAGAAACAATCAAGTATATTAGAATGAAGCTTGATGAAAATGAAAGAGGAGCTTTAACTAGGTTAATGAAAGTTAAAGATATGATAGAAGCAAGAAGTTAA
- a CDS encoding LysR family transcriptional regulator, whose protein sequence is MNIEQVKYFLEVEKYKSFTLASEELCISQSSLSKQIKSLEKELNTELFIRNPRNILLSYSGEKFLEYAKSYVTLHNKILKEMMDISNRELNIGITPLLSQYGIISLINTFNKSFSKINLNLIENDSSNLFKLFNSKSINLAFTNLNDIDTENYNAISLFKDELVLVISKNNPLAKVESINICSLSKQTFILSESNNSLYNLCTKECLKSGFYPKISYSSCRIDTILELVSQGFGVTLLPQKVINKFNTENLRSIPLQNTIINEIVLTFPKNLPLSTETKLFIEFIISKK, encoded by the coding sequence TTGAATATAGAGCAAGTCAAATATTTCCTAGAAGTCGAAAAATATAAAAGTTTTACCTTAGCTTCTGAAGAACTTTGTATTTCTCAATCATCTTTATCAAAGCAAATTAAATCCTTAGAAAAAGAATTGAATACAGAGCTTTTTATTAGAAATCCTAGAAATATTCTTTTATCTTATTCTGGTGAAAAATTTTTAGAATATGCAAAGAGCTATGTAACGCTCCATAATAAAATATTAAAAGAAATGATGGATATTTCTAACAGAGAATTAAACATTGGTATTACACCATTGCTATCTCAATACGGGATTATATCACTAATTAATACTTTCAATAAGTCTTTTTCTAAAATTAATTTAAATTTAATAGAAAATGATTCCTCTAATTTATTTAAACTTTTTAATTCTAAATCAATAAATTTAGCTTTTACTAATTTAAATGATATAGATACCGAAAACTATAATGCAATTTCATTATTTAAAGATGAATTAGTTCTTGTTATATCTAAAAATAATCCATTAGCTAAAGTTGAAAGTATTAATATTTGTAGTCTCTCTAAACAAACATTTATATTATCAGAATCTAATAATAGTTTATATAATTTATGCACTAAAGAATGCCTAAAATCTGGATTTTATCCCAAAATTTCATATTCTAGTTGTAGAATAGACACTATTTTAGAGTTAGTTTCTCAAGGTTTTGGTGTAACATTATTACCACAAAAAGTTATTAATAAATTTAATACTGAAAATCTTAGATCTATTCCTTTACAAAATACTATTATTAATGAAATAGTATTAACATTCCCTAAAAATTTACCTTTATCCACTGAAACAAAATTATTTATAGAATTTATAATTTCCAAAAAATAA
- a CDS encoding MraY family glycosyltransferase, giving the protein MRYILAFILAFIIVYLIMPILMKLSLKYNFTDKPTKRKNHRGEIPLCGGIGMFIGFFIVYLIINNNTSVTEKMWVFISASLILIIGLADDYYKAHGKEFPIYPRLIIQLLAAALIFKAGIAFRGFANPFTGEYITLNPIIQFLLTITWIFGVTTVINWSDGMDGLAGGLSFISAITFAGVALILGQSESIIMSLIVSGIVVGFLMYNKYPAKIFMGDSGANFLGFLLSIIALDGAFKQATVMSLFIPILALAVPIFDNIFVILKRFSEGKPVYQADRSQIHYRLEAKGFSIKQVVTYINIISLAFSIISIILLLIKK; this is encoded by the coding sequence ATGCGATATATATTAGCATTTATATTAGCGTTTATAATAGTATATTTAATAATGCCAATTTTAATGAAGTTGTCATTAAAATATAATTTTACAGATAAACCAACTAAGAGAAAAAATCATAGAGGTGAAATTCCTTTATGTGGTGGAATTGGAATGTTTATTGGATTCTTTATAGTATATTTAATAATTAATAATAATACTTCAGTAACAGAAAAGATGTGGGTATTTATTAGTGCATCATTAATACTTATAATTGGTTTAGCCGATGATTATTATAAAGCTCATGGAAAGGAATTTCCTATATATCCAAGACTTATAATTCAACTATTAGCCGCAGCACTTATATTTAAAGCAGGAATAGCTTTTAGAGGATTTGCAAATCCATTTACTGGAGAGTACATAACTTTAAATCCAATAATACAATTTTTATTAACAATAACATGGATATTTGGAGTAACTACTGTTATAAACTGGTCAGATGGAATGGATGGATTGGCAGGAGGATTATCATTTATTTCAGCTATTACATTTGCTGGAGTAGCATTAATATTAGGGCAAAGTGAATCAATAATTATGTCTCTTATAGTTTCAGGTATAGTTGTAGGATTTTTAATGTATAATAAGTATCCAGCTAAAATATTTATGGGGGATTCAGGTGCTAATTTTTTAGGGTTTTTATTAAGTATAATAGCTTTAGATGGAGCTTTTAAACAAGCAACAGTAATGAGTTTATTTATACCTATTTTAGCATTAGCTGTTCCAATATTTGACAATATATTTGTTATATTAAAAAGATTTTCAGAAGGAAAGCCAGTTTATCAGGCAGATAGAAGTCAGATACACTATAGATTGGAAGCTAAGGGATTTAGTATAAAGCAAGTTGTAACATATATAAATATTATAAGTTTAGCTTTTAGTATAATATCAATAATTTTATTGCTTATAAAAAAATAA
- a CDS encoding homocysteine S-methyltransferase family protein, with amino-acid sequence MGIKDFIEDNILLFDGAMGTMLQKEGLKLGQNPEVLNITNPEVIKKIHKKYIYAGAKVITTNTFGANEKKLYGTSYSVEEIINKGISLAIEAKGNESVLIALDIGPIGELLEPMGTLKFDEAYNIFKRQVVLAKNSGVDIILIETMTDLYEAKAAVLAAKENSNLPIFCTMSFEGNGRTFTGCKASSMAITLDALGVDALGVNCSLGPREILPIIKEVREWTNLPLMVQPNAGLPSLSVGEAVYNISKEEFKSGIIGFIESGVNIIGGCCGTTPEYILEISKEINNIRSIKREKVSFSAICTPSRTVNINCVKIIGERINPTGKRLFKEALKNGDMDYILKQGIEQIEAGADILDVNVGLPEINEEETMVNVIKEIQGILDVPLQIDSSNIKAIEKGLRYYNGKAIVNSVNGEDSILDKVLPLVKKYGSAVVGLTLDEKGIPMKAEDRVKIAKKILNKALEYGIKKEDVFIDTLVLTASAKQEEVTETLKALNIVNKELGLKTVLGISNISFGLPNRSIINETFLALALGNGLNLPILNPNSEGMMNVINSFNVLYNFDKSATKYIEVYGQEDKEKNKIVEVRNYDLKYILMKGLREEAHSATLELLKSVDEIEIVNKYLIPALDEVGDNFEKGKIFLPQLIQSAETVKNAFEVLKKNLLLKNKSTISKGTIALATVKGDIHDIGKNIVKVILENYGFEVIDLGKDVPIENIVNTVIKNNITLVGLSALMTTTLKSMEETIKALRKAKKDIKVFVGGAVLTEEYAKEIGADFYAKDARESVEISKKHFLNLSCNN; translated from the coding sequence GTGGGAATTAAAGATTTTATAGAAGATAATATATTGTTATTTGATGGAGCTATGGGAACAATGTTACAGAAGGAAGGTTTAAAACTTGGACAAAATCCAGAGGTTCTGAACATAACTAATCCAGAGGTGATTAAAAAAATTCATAAAAAATATATATATGCTGGAGCAAAGGTTATTACAACAAATACTTTTGGAGCAAATGAGAAAAAGTTATATGGAACTTCATATAGTGTGGAAGAGATTATTAATAAGGGAATTTCATTAGCAATAGAGGCTAAAGGTAATGAATCTGTCTTAATAGCTTTAGATATAGGACCAATAGGAGAACTTTTAGAACCTATGGGCACATTGAAATTTGATGAAGCCTATAATATTTTTAAAAGACAAGTTGTATTAGCAAAAAACTCAGGGGTAGATATAATCCTAATAGAAACTATGACGGATTTATATGAAGCAAAGGCGGCAGTATTAGCTGCAAAAGAAAATTCTAATTTACCTATATTTTGTACTATGAGTTTTGAAGGTAATGGAAGAACATTTACTGGTTGTAAGGCATCAAGTATGGCTATTACTTTAGATGCATTAGGGGTAGATGCATTAGGGGTAAATTGTTCCTTAGGACCTAGGGAAATATTACCCATAATTAAGGAAGTAAGAGAATGGACTAATTTACCGCTAATGGTTCAACCTAATGCTGGTTTACCTTCTTTATCAGTAGGAGAAGCTGTTTACAATATATCAAAAGAAGAGTTTAAATCTGGAATAATTGGTTTTATAGAAAGTGGAGTTAATATAATTGGAGGTTGTTGTGGTACTACACCTGAATATATTTTAGAAATATCAAAAGAAATTAACAATATAAGATCTATTAAAAGGGAAAAAGTAAGTTTTTCTGCAATATGTACTCCGTCAAGAACTGTTAATATTAATTGTGTAAAAATAATTGGTGAAAGAATAAATCCAACTGGTAAGAGATTATTTAAAGAAGCTTTAAAAAATGGAGATATGGATTATATATTAAAACAAGGGATAGAGCAAATAGAAGCAGGAGCTGATATATTAGATGTAAATGTAGGTCTTCCAGAAATAAATGAAGAGGAAACCATGGTTAATGTTATTAAGGAAATTCAGGGTATCTTAGATGTACCTCTTCAAATAGATTCATCTAACATTAAAGCTATAGAAAAAGGGTTAAGATACTATAATGGTAAAGCTATAGTGAATTCTGTAAATGGAGAAGATAGTATTCTTGATAAAGTGCTTCCTTTAGTTAAAAAATATGGATCAGCAGTAGTTGGATTAACATTAGATGAAAAAGGTATTCCAATGAAAGCAGAAGATAGAGTGAAAATAGCAAAAAAAATATTAAATAAAGCTTTAGAATATGGAATAAAAAAAGAGGATGTTTTTATAGATACGTTAGTATTAACTGCATCAGCTAAGCAAGAAGAAGTTACAGAAACTCTTAAGGCATTAAATATAGTTAACAAAGAATTAGGTTTAAAAACAGTATTAGGAATATCAAATATTTCATTTGGACTTCCTAATAGAAGTATAATAAATGAAACATTTTTGGCATTAGCCTTAGGAAATGGATTAAACTTACCAATATTAAATCCAAATTCAGAAGGAATGATGAATGTAATTAATTCATTTAATGTTTTATATAATTTTGATAAAAGTGCAACTAAATATATAGAGGTATATGGCCAAGAAGATAAAGAAAAAAACAAGATAGTTGAAGTCAGAAATTATGATTTAAAATATATATTAATGAAGGGGTTAAGGGAAGAAGCTCATAGTGCAACATTAGAATTACTAAAATCAGTAGATGAAATTGAAATAGTTAATAAATATCTTATACCTGCATTAGATGAGGTAGGAGATAATTTTGAAAAGGGAAAAATATTTTTACCACAGTTAATACAGTCAGCTGAAACAGTTAAAAATGCTTTTGAAGTTTTGAAAAAAAATTTATTATTAAAAAATAAATCAACAATTTCAAAAGGAACAATAGCCTTAGCTACTGTAAAAGGAGATATACATGATATAGGAAAAAATATAGTTAAAGTAATATTAGAAAATTACGGATTTGAGGTTATAGATTTAGGAAAAGATGTTCCTATAGAAAATATAGTTAATACTGTTATTAAAAATAATATAACTTTAGTTGGATTAAGTGCATTAATGACAACAACACTAAAAAGCATGGAAGAAACCATAAAAGCTTTAAGAAAAGCAAAAAAAGATATAAAGGTTTTTGTTGGAGGTGCTGTCTTAACAGAGGAATATGCAAAGGAGATAGGGGCAGATTTCTATGCAAAAGATGCTAGAGAATCCGTAGAAATATCTAAAAAACATTTTCTAAATTTATCCTGTAATAATTAA
- a CDS encoding V-type ATP synthase subunit A — protein MKTGKIIKVAGPLVVAEGMDEANIFDMVKVGEKGLIGEIIEMRGDKASIQVYEETTGIGPGDPVITTGEPLSIELGPGLIESMFDGIQRPLDAIEKAAHSPFLKKGVAVKSLNREKKWEFKPTAKVGDAVAPGDVVGTVQETTVVLHRIMVPYGIEGTIKEIKSGEFTVDETVCVVETKEGLKNIMLMQKWPARKGRPYAKKLKPEAPMTTGQRVIDTFFPVAKGGAAAVPGPFGAGKTVVQHAIAKWGDSEIVVYVGCGERGNEMTDVLNEFPELIDPKTGESLMKRTVLIANTSNMPVAAREACIYTGITIAEYFRDMGYSVSIMADSTSRWAEALREMSGRLEEMPGDEGYPAYLGSRLADYYERAGKVVCLGKDGREGAVTAIGAVSPPGGDISEPVSQATLRIVKVFWGLDAQLAYKRHFPSINWLNSYSLYDDTIDSWMNKEIAEDWSYLRQRAMTILQEEASLEEIVRLVGIDALSERDRLKLEVAKSIREDYLQQNAFHEIDTYASLGKQYRMLKLILLFQVEAERALDAGVYLDKVLKLDDVRDKIARSKYIHEEDIAKMDDIAEELKAAIDTLINEGGVQNA, from the coding sequence TTGAAGACCGGAAAGATAATTAAGGTTGCAGGTCCTTTAGTTGTTGCTGAAGGAATGGACGAAGCAAATATATTCGACATGGTTAAGGTTGGAGAAAAGGGTCTTATCGGTGAAATCATCGAGATGAGAGGCGATAAGGCATCTATCCAAGTTTATGAAGAAACTACAGGAATAGGCCCTGGGGACCCAGTTATAACAACTGGAGAACCATTAAGTATAGAACTTGGACCAGGACTTATAGAGTCAATGTTCGATGGAATTCAAAGACCACTTGATGCTATAGAAAAAGCTGCACATTCACCATTCTTAAAGAAGGGTGTGGCAGTTAAATCATTAAATAGAGAGAAGAAGTGGGAATTTAAACCAACTGCTAAAGTTGGAGATGCTGTTGCACCAGGAGATGTTGTAGGAACAGTTCAAGAAACTACAGTTGTACTTCATAGAATAATGGTACCTTATGGAATAGAAGGAACTATTAAAGAGATTAAGTCAGGTGAGTTCACAGTTGATGAAACTGTATGTGTTGTAGAAACAAAAGAAGGCTTAAAGAACATAATGTTAATGCAAAAATGGCCAGCTAGAAAAGGTAGACCATATGCAAAGAAACTTAAACCAGAAGCACCAATGACTACAGGACAAAGAGTTATAGATACTTTCTTCCCAGTAGCAAAGGGTGGAGCTGCTGCAGTTCCAGGTCCATTTGGAGCTGGTAAAACAGTTGTTCAACATGCTATAGCTAAATGGGGAGACAGCGAAATAGTTGTTTACGTTGGATGTGGAGAACGTGGTAACGAAATGACAGACGTTCTTAACGAATTCCCAGAACTTATTGACCCAAAAACTGGGGAAAGTTTAATGAAGAGAACAGTACTTATAGCTAATACTTCAAACATGCCAGTTGCTGCTAGAGAAGCTTGCATATACACAGGTATTACAATAGCTGAATACTTCAGAGATATGGGATACTCAGTATCTATAATGGCTGATTCAACTTCAAGATGGGCAGAAGCATTAAGAGAAATGTCAGGTAGACTTGAAGAAATGCCAGGTGATGAAGGATATCCAGCGTACTTAGGATCAAGACTTGCTGATTATTACGAAAGAGCAGGTAAGGTTGTTTGTCTAGGTAAAGATGGTAGAGAAGGTGCTGTAACAGCAATTGGAGCTGTATCACCTCCAGGAGGAGATATATCTGAACCAGTATCACAAGCAACATTAAGAATAGTTAAAGTTTTCTGGGGTCTAGATGCACAACTTGCATATAAGAGACATTTCCCATCAATTAACTGGTTAAATTCATATTCATTATATGATGATACTATAGATAGTTGGATGAATAAAGAAATAGCAGAAGATTGGTCATATTTAAGACAAAGAGCTATGACAATCCTTCAAGAAGAAGCTTCACTTGAAGAAATAGTTAGACTTGTAGGTATAGATGCTCTATCAGAAAGAGATAGATTAAAACTAGAAGTTGCTAAATCAATAAGAGAAGATTATCTTCAACAAAATGCTTTCCATGAAATAGACACTTATGCTTCATTAGGAAAGCAATATAGAATGCTTAAATTAATACTTTTATTCCAAGTAGAAGCTGAAAGAGCTTTAGATGCGGGAGTTTATTTAGATAAGGTATTAAAATTAGATGATGTAAGAGATAAGATAGCTAGAAGTAAGTATATCCACGAAGAAGATATAGCTAAAATGGATGATATTGCTGAAGAATTAAAAGCTGCTATAGATACATTAATCAACGAAGGAGGGGTTCAAAATGCTTAA